The window TTTCGAAGGCAACATATTAAATAAGATATTCAACACAATTGCAGTTACACTTCCTGCGACAATGCCATTACTCGTTAAAATTTTAAGACCTGTTGGGAATTGTGCGAAAAGCTCAGGTACAACAGTCACACCAAGCCCTATACCGATTGAACAAGCAATAATCATTGAATTCTCTTGGGAATCCGTAATAATTTTACTCAACATTTTAATTCCTTGGGAAACGACCATTCCGAACATTGCAATCATCGCGCCACCTAAAACAGCATTTGGAATAATTGTTGTGAAAGCTGCGATTTTAGGAACAAAACCGAGCGTAATCAACATAATACCCGCGATTAAAATAATTTTTCGTGATCTGACACCTGACATTTGAATTAAGCCGACATTTTGTGAAAACGTCGTATAAGGAAATGCATTGAAAATACCACCTAGTAAAACGGCAATCCCTTCCGCACGATAACCTTTTTCAAGATCTTTTTTCTTTATATCCCGCTCACAAATATCACCTAGCGCAAAGTAAACGCCTGTTGATTCAACAAGGGATACCATTGCAACAAGAATCATTGTCGCGATAGCTGGCCATTCAAAGGTCGGCATCCCAAAGTAAAAAGGTTCTACCATGTGGAAATAGGATGCTTCCCGAACAGCCGAAAAGTCAACTTTCCCCATAAATGTTGCGGCAACGGTCCCTACACCTAAACCAAGTAAAATGGAAATAGCTCGCATGAAACCAGTCGAAAATTTAAAAACGAGGAGTATAAAAAGCAAGGTACCGAATGACAATGCTATATTCGACAACGATCCAAAATCACTCGCACCTTGCCCGCCGCCCATATTATTAATGGCGACTGGAATCAGAGTAATACCAATTATTGTAACCACTGAGCCCGTCACGACAGGCGGAAAGAATCGGACAAGCTTACCGAAAAATCGGCTAATAACGATGACAAAAAGACCCGATACAATGATTGCTCCGTAAATAGCGGAGACATCCGACTCAACCCCAATTGCAATCATCGGCCCGACTGCAGTGAAAGAACAGCCTAATACGACCGGTAATCCAATTCCGAAGAAACGGTTATTCATAATTTGTAATATTGTCGCAATCCCACACATTAAAATGTCGATTGAAACAAGATAAGTCAATTGTGTAGAAGTTAGGCCCAATGCATCCCCGACAATTAACGGTACGAGGACTGCCCCCGCATACATCGCCAAAACGTGTTGGAGACCTAAAGCAGTTGACTTAAGTGGATTGCTCACCTGTTTTGTGCCTCCTCAAAAAACGCTACTTCTCCGTTTTCGAGTGAAGCAATATTTGCCAGTGACTCTACTCGGATGCCGCGTTCACGGATGAGCGCACCGCCTGGTTGGAATCCTTTTTCAATAACAATACCTACACCCGCCAACTTCGCTCCAGCCTGCTCGATGATATCAAGTAACCCAAGCACAGCTTGTCCATTCGCAAGAAAGTCATCAATAATTAAAACCGTATCTTCTTTTGTAATAAAATCTTTCGAAACGGAAATGTCATTCGTTTCGTTTTTTGTAAATGAATGAACACTCGCAGTGTACAGATGATCCACTAACGTTAGTGACTTCCGTTTGCGTGCAAAGATTACCGGGACATG of the Sporosarcina sp. FSL K6-1508 genome contains:
- a CDS encoding xanthine phosphoribosyltransferase, with the protein product MKLLKDKIVQDGKVLSNQVLKVDSFLNHQIDPPLMQAVGEEFATRFEDAGITKILTIESSGIAPSMMAGLILHVPVIFARKRKSLTLVDHLYTASVHSFTKNETNDISVSKDFITKEDTVLIIDDFLANGQAVLGLLDIIEQAGAKLAGVGIVIEKGFQPGGALIRERGIRVESLANIASLENGEVAFFEEAQNR
- a CDS encoding nucleobase:cation symporter-2 family protein; translated protein: MSNPLKSTALGLQHVLAMYAGAVLVPLIVGDALGLTSTQLTYLVSIDILMCGIATILQIMNNRFFGIGLPVVLGCSFTAVGPMIAIGVESDVSAIYGAIIVSGLFVIVISRFFGKLVRFFPPVVTGSVVTIIGITLIPVAINNMGGGQGASDFGSLSNIALSFGTLLFILLVFKFSTGFMRAISILLGLGVGTVAATFMGKVDFSAVREASYFHMVEPFYFGMPTFEWPAIATMILVAMVSLVESTGVYFALGDICERDIKKKDLEKGYRAEGIAVLLGGIFNAFPYTTFSQNVGLIQMSGVRSRKIILIAGIMLITLGFVPKIAAFTTIIPNAVLGGAMIAMFGMVVSQGIKMLSKIITDSQENSMIIACSIGIGLGVTVVPELFAQFPTGLKILTSNGIVAGSVTAIVLNILFNMLPSKKKEPVQLSEQEV